A single genomic interval of Pirellulaceae bacterium harbors:
- a CDS encoding fatty acid cis/trans isomerase, whose protein sequence is MKSKLKIAVSLIGLTVLVAILCVVVVFWEVIDSRTSWKPFVFHQPSYPEKTGFDEGFYLNQVQPILDRRCIACHGCLDSPCLLKMTSYEGVLRGGLAKNPDASHLFAESPIRLNDAPSLSAWRKRGFCTVIDQEDPPEQRPGRSVLFRMLAAGATNNQPGFPLSPLEKVYNQVDAHVCPCSQNIDDYLAQRPAAGMPFGFPAISQQELEVFSRWIIAGAPGPSAGEMARKKASAHPEVIRQWEAFLNQEDQRSPLVSRYIYEHVFLATLTFAEAPGEFYRLVRSVTPPVPPNNFNGQSDSNQSPIQEIITARPFDSPYLDGVDKFYYRLQKVTSSCVQKSFFVWSLNDQARARLDELFYKTAWPDNKNTNPGYSSHNPFLVFEAIPTRSRSLFLLENSKLIASGMIRGPVCVGNIATYAIKDYFWVFFVDPDSDPSVKFPELGLKSWNDFMSYEIWKDAAYENAYAKTLDSYKPKGYSISDIWDGEKTNKNAWLTILRNETNATVMHGRKGGTPATFWLMDYSGFERLYYSLVADYTYWGSVEEKLATWEFMGYLRQEFEDNFLRLLPEKDRKAYRLKWTKGLGQELLFTMPFPGEAAKTAVAVDARDPLSGALTQLQRHLTEKVSGPPDLINAVRKTDISLKEPLKTTSDWVAAANRLTMKTHQNFTQYLPSVTFLRLDFPDHSEVYTLIANRSYAFNDVVFDENGARQPELDTLSIYHGLVGDFPNLLVRIPVGSASDLLSDLHAVASDKQWESWRQNYGTLRNSAEFWPLFDWFTDWNFQNRIPAAGHFDLRYYSLLGSEY, encoded by the coding sequence ATGAAATCAAAATTAAAAATCGCTGTAAGTTTGATTGGTTTGACAGTCCTGGTGGCCATTCTTTGCGTGGTGGTTGTGTTCTGGGAAGTGATCGACAGTAGAACCAGCTGGAAGCCCTTTGTCTTTCACCAACCCAGTTATCCGGAAAAAACTGGTTTTGACGAAGGCTTTTATCTCAACCAAGTCCAACCCATTCTTGATCGACGCTGTATTGCCTGCCACGGATGTCTTGATTCCCCATGCCTGCTCAAAATGACGTCCTATGAGGGGGTCCTTCGCGGTGGATTGGCTAAAAACCCAGACGCCAGCCACCTGTTTGCTGAGTCTCCGATTCGACTCAACGACGCACCATCGCTCAGTGCCTGGCGGAAACGCGGCTTTTGCACCGTCATTGACCAGGAAGATCCACCAGAGCAACGTCCCGGCCGTTCCGTTCTTTTTCGCATGCTAGCAGCGGGTGCCACGAATAACCAACCCGGCTTTCCACTCTCGCCGCTCGAGAAGGTTTACAATCAGGTAGACGCTCACGTTTGCCCTTGTTCGCAAAACATCGACGACTATCTGGCCCAACGGCCCGCGGCCGGGATGCCGTTTGGTTTTCCGGCGATCAGCCAGCAAGAACTCGAGGTGTTCTCCCGCTGGATTATCGCAGGCGCTCCAGGCCCTTCAGCGGGTGAAATGGCGCGCAAGAAAGCATCTGCACATCCTGAGGTGATTCGCCAGTGGGAGGCATTTTTAAACCAGGAAGATCAGCGGTCCCCGCTGGTCAGCCGTTACATCTACGAACACGTTTTTCTTGCCACCTTGACGTTTGCAGAGGCGCCCGGCGAATTTTACCGACTTGTACGTTCCGTCACTCCCCCCGTCCCCCCCAACAATTTCAACGGCCAGTCTGATTCGAATCAGTCGCCCATTCAGGAAATCATTACGGCTCGCCCGTTTGATTCACCCTACCTTGATGGTGTCGATAAGTTCTACTATCGGCTTCAAAAAGTCACATCCTCATGTGTACAAAAATCATTTTTTGTGTGGTCGTTAAACGACCAAGCGCGGGCACGTCTCGACGAACTCTTTTACAAAACTGCGTGGCCTGACAATAAAAATACCAACCCAGGATACAGTTCTCATAATCCGTTTCTCGTCTTCGAGGCCATTCCGACTCGCAGCCGGTCTTTGTTCTTACTCGAAAACTCCAAGCTGATCGCCAGCGGAATGATCCGTGGGCCAGTCTGTGTTGGAAACATTGCGACCTATGCAATCAAGGACTACTTTTGGGTCTTTTTTGTGGACCCCGATTCTGATCCGTCCGTCAAGTTTCCAGAACTAGGGCTCAAATCATGGAACGACTTTATGAGCTACGAGATTTGGAAAGACGCCGCCTACGAAAACGCGTACGCAAAAACCCTTGACAGCTATAAACCCAAGGGCTACTCCATTTCGGATATCTGGGACGGGGAAAAGACAAACAAGAATGCATGGCTAACCATTCTGCGTAACGAAACCAACGCAACGGTCATGCACGGCCGTAAAGGAGGAACGCCGGCTACCTTCTGGTTGATGGATTACAGCGGGTTTGAGCGTCTGTACTACTCGCTCGTGGCGGACTACACCTACTGGGGTAGTGTAGAAGAAAAACTTGCAACCTGGGAATTTATGGGATACCTCCGGCAGGAATTTGAAGATAATTTTCTCCGTCTTTTACCAGAGAAAGACCGCAAAGCATATCGCCTCAAATGGACCAAGGGCCTGGGACAAGAATTATTATTCACCATGCCGTTTCCGGGAGAGGCGGCGAAAACGGCAGTCGCCGTTGATGCCCGCGATCCGCTGTCGGGGGCGCTAACCCAGCTGCAACGACACCTCACCGAAAAAGTGAGCGGTCCGCCTGACCTGATCAACGCAGTCCGCAAAACCGATATTTCTCTTAAGGAACCCCTGAAAACGACTTCGGACTGGGTGGCCGCTGCAAATCGGCTGACGATGAAAACTCATCAAAACTTTACGCAGTATCTCCCCAGTGTGACCTTCTTGCGGCTCGATTTCCCGGACCATTCGGAAGTCTACACGTTGATTGCAAACCGATCCTACGCATTCAACGATGTTGTCTTTGACGAAAATGGAGCCCGTCAACCAGAACTCGATACGCTCAGTATCTACCATGGACTGGTTGGCGATTTCCCCAACCTACTAGTGAGAATCCCGGTCGGCAGCGCCTCGGACCTGCTCAGCGACCTGCATGCTGTCGCGAGTGACAAACAATGGGAAAGCTGGCGGCAAAACTATGGAACCCTCCGCAACAGTGCCGAGTTCTGGCCGCTGTTCGACTGGTTTACAGACTGGAATTTTCAGAATCGAATTCCTGCCGCCGGTCATTTCGATCTTCGCTACTACAGCCTGCTCGGTTCCGAATATTAA
- a CDS encoding ABC transporter ATP-binding protein — protein MSEVRLQNVSKVYPNEVIALRDVGFSVLDRECLVIVGPSGSGKTTALRIIAGLEIPTRGEVVIGGEVMTMTPAADRNVAMVFQDDTLYPHRSVQENLSFGLRMRRIPSAERRRLIAEVVERLGLEPLLTRLPHQLSGGQRQRVALGRAIVRHPNVCLFDEPFSHLDPSLREQARSELIDLRQRSEATMIYVTHDHREAMRMGDRLVVMRAGVIQQIDTPEIIYQKPINRFVAEFIGDPPMNFLAGELAKQHFQSQDATLPIRGLSHQGSVVLGVRPEDLTIVRDPSQGVPGQIKRIEFLGRDRLVYVDVLGQSWVILDGATDCEVGEQVRLAFPTEAIHLFDGDSEQSRLENVNQ, from the coding sequence ATGTCGGAAGTACGTCTTCAAAATGTGTCGAAGGTTTATCCAAATGAAGTGATCGCGTTGCGCGATGTGGGATTCTCGGTACTTGATCGTGAGTGTCTCGTCATTGTTGGGCCATCCGGAAGTGGTAAAACCACGGCGTTGCGCATCATTGCGGGACTCGAAATACCAACGCGGGGTGAAGTGGTGATTGGTGGCGAGGTGATGACAATGACGCCTGCGGCCGATCGAAATGTCGCGATGGTTTTTCAGGACGATACGCTGTATCCGCATCGTTCCGTGCAGGAAAATCTCAGCTTCGGTTTGCGGATGAGGCGAATTCCGTCTGCAGAGCGACGTCGGTTGATTGCCGAAGTTGTTGAACGTTTGGGACTGGAGCCGCTGTTGACGCGGTTGCCCCACCAGCTATCCGGAGGTCAACGGCAACGGGTAGCTTTGGGGCGAGCGATTGTACGGCATCCGAATGTCTGCTTGTTCGACGAACCGTTCTCCCATCTAGATCCATCTTTACGGGAACAGGCGCGGAGCGAATTGATCGATTTGCGACAACGCAGTGAGGCCACGATGATCTATGTGACTCATGATCATCGAGAGGCGATGCGGATGGGCGACCGATTGGTCGTAATGCGAGCTGGCGTAATTCAGCAAATCGATACACCGGAGATTATCTATCAAAAACCGATCAATCGTTTTGTGGCAGAATTCATTGGAGATCCGCCAATGAATTTTCTCGCGGGGGAGCTTGCCAAGCAACACTTTCAATCGCAAGACGCAACTTTGCCGATAAGGGGACTCTCTCATCAGGGCTCGGTAGTGCTCGGGGTCCGTCCGGAGGATCTCACCATTGTTCGAGACCCAAGTCAGGGAGTCCCGGGACAAATAAAACGCATCGAGTTTCTCGGGCGGGACCGACTTGTGTATGTTGATGTGCTCGGACAATCGTGGGTGATTTTGGATGGCGCAACGGATTGCGAAGTCGGGGAGCAAGTCCGATTGGCGTTTCCGACCGAAGCGATACATCTATTTGATGGTGACAGCGAGCAGTCTCGGCTCGAAAATGTCAATCAGTAA
- a CDS encoding NUDIX domain-containing protein: MLTSAGTLLYRLTENTWEVLLVHPSGTYNRRAAWSIPKGLLDEGESLEAAARRETFEETGVLPGHLIPLGSIQYRSKRKQVHCFLEHVDQSCAPTCASWEVDQVEFVSLKTAYRLLHVDQIPFLDRLVTKLATFPPEAITD, encoded by the coding sequence ATGCTGACTTCTGCTGGCACGCTGTTGTATCGACTCACCGAAAACACCTGGGAAGTGTTGTTGGTTCATCCTTCCGGTACTTACAACCGACGCGCCGCATGGAGTATCCCTAAGGGCTTGCTGGACGAAGGCGAATCATTGGAAGCGGCCGCTCGCCGAGAAACATTTGAGGAAACCGGCGTCTTACCGGGGCATTTGATCCCGTTGGGTTCGATTCAATATCGGAGCAAGCGAAAACAAGTACATTGTTTTCTCGAACATGTCGATCAATCGTGCGCTCCCACCTGTGCTTCCTGGGAGGTTGACCAGGTTGAGTTTGTTTCGCTGAAGACGGCCTACCGATTACTTCATGTTGATCAGATTCCATTTCTGGATCGTTTGGTGACGAAACTCGCGACCTTCCCCCCCGAAGCTATTACTGATTGA
- the typA gene encoding translational GTPase TypA: MSKRRNDLRNIVIIAHVDHGKTSLVDCLLRQSGEFRDSQLQGERILDSNDLERERGITILAKNIAIPYQGIKINVIDTPGHADFGGEVERVLQMADGAVLLIDAAEGPMPQTRFVLSKALECNLKPIVVVNKIDRPDARPHEVVDETLDLLIDLGADDDIADFPHIFASAKDGYATDDPEVRTDSMKLLLDMVIREIDGPEIQRDDPMQMLVTTIDWSEYVGRIAIGRIRSGEIRKGQNVALMQHSNQVVQTKVSQVYVFENLGKTEVEVAEAGDVAAVVGLDNVEIGDTVSDVETLQALPRLKVDEPTLQMVFSINTSPFAGRDGKYVTTRQLRDRLNRELEKNVALQVEPIEGSDSFAVRGRGILHLSVLIETMRREGYELAVGKPRVILRENEGRREEPFETLIIEVPDDKLGPVMELTGERRGEVIEMMPRGAYTQVNFRIPARGLIGLRTRLLNATQGTAIIHHRFESYRPMEGDIPRRPNGVLISAIAGKAVAYGLDGLQERAELFVAPGDEVYEGMIVGENSRSGDMTVNPTKEKKLTNIRAAGSDDNILLKPPRVLSLEAALEYIEDDELVEITPNFVRLRKLTLKESDRRREARKRA, translated from the coding sequence GTGTCGAAACGCCGTAACGATTTGCGAAACATAGTGATCATCGCCCATGTCGACCACGGGAAAACGTCTTTGGTTGATTGCTTGCTGCGACAAAGCGGTGAATTCCGCGACAGCCAGTTGCAAGGCGAGCGTATCCTCGACTCGAACGATCTCGAGCGAGAGCGTGGCATCACGATTTTGGCAAAGAACATTGCGATTCCCTACCAGGGGATCAAGATCAATGTGATTGACACTCCCGGCCACGCGGACTTCGGGGGCGAGGTGGAGCGAGTGCTACAGATGGCCGACGGTGCCGTGCTGCTGATTGACGCAGCTGAAGGCCCCATGCCTCAGACACGGTTTGTTCTTTCGAAAGCCCTGGAATGCAATCTTAAACCGATTGTTGTCGTTAACAAAATTGATCGACCAGATGCTCGGCCGCACGAAGTGGTTGATGAAACACTCGACCTACTGATTGATTTGGGCGCCGATGACGACATTGCCGACTTCCCACACATATTTGCCAGCGCCAAAGACGGCTACGCGACGGATGACCCCGAGGTCCGTACGGACTCCATGAAGCTTTTGCTGGACATGGTAATCCGTGAGATCGATGGTCCCGAAATCCAGCGTGACGACCCGATGCAGATGCTAGTGACGACCATCGATTGGTCCGAATATGTGGGTCGTATCGCGATTGGTCGAATTCGTTCGGGTGAAATCCGCAAAGGACAGAATGTGGCCCTCATGCAGCACTCCAATCAGGTTGTGCAAACAAAAGTCTCCCAGGTGTATGTTTTCGAAAACTTGGGAAAAACGGAAGTGGAGGTCGCCGAAGCCGGTGACGTGGCTGCGGTTGTTGGTCTCGACAACGTGGAAATCGGAGACACGGTAAGTGATGTCGAAACACTCCAAGCCCTGCCACGTTTGAAAGTTGATGAACCAACGCTTCAAATGGTTTTTTCCATCAACACATCTCCCTTTGCCGGCCGAGACGGGAAGTACGTCACGACCCGTCAACTGCGCGATCGCCTTAACCGTGAGCTGGAAAAAAATGTTGCGTTACAAGTCGAACCAATTGAGGGATCGGATTCTTTCGCCGTCCGTGGCCGCGGCATCCTACACCTGTCAGTATTGATCGAAACCATGCGTCGTGAGGGATACGAATTGGCTGTTGGTAAGCCACGCGTAATTCTGCGAGAAAACGAAGGTCGTCGCGAGGAGCCTTTTGAGACGCTCATCATTGAGGTTCCCGATGACAAATTAGGCCCCGTGATGGAATTGACGGGAGAGCGACGAGGTGAAGTTATCGAGATGATGCCGCGGGGTGCCTACACCCAAGTCAACTTTCGCATCCCAGCCCGTGGCTTGATCGGACTTCGGACTCGCCTGCTCAACGCCACCCAAGGTACGGCGATCATTCACCACCGATTCGAAAGCTATCGCCCCATGGAAGGTGATATTCCACGAAGGCCAAATGGTGTACTCATTTCTGCTATTGCAGGTAAAGCCGTGGCGTACGGTCTGGATGGACTCCAGGAACGAGCTGAACTCTTTGTCGCACCGGGTGACGAAGTGTATGAGGGGATGATTGTCGGTGAAAACAGTCGCTCGGGTGACATGACCGTCAATCCGACCAAAGAGAAGAAACTCACCAATATTCGCGCCGCTGGATCCGATGATAATATCCTGCTGAAACCCCCACGTGTCTTATCGCTGGAAGCGGCCCTTGAGTACATCGAGGATGATGAATTGGTCGAAATCACACCCAACTTTGTTCGCCTCCGAAAACTGACTCTGAAGGAATCGGATAGGCGTCGTGAAGCACGTAAACGGGCGTAA
- a CDS encoding AarF/ABC1/UbiB kinase family protein: MKITTIPQIYRNVNRMTEIVSVLSKYGLADGISRLNVDFAKGLLKNRDGEALARHTRETRIRLAMEELGPTFIKLGQILSTRADLVGATLANELRGLQDSVSIDDPEEVRRVVQDELGQPIEDLFIEFDDCPAASASIGQVHRARLKTGELVAVKVQHVGIQDTVRKDLDVLGGLAQLAERLPELAPYRPIETIAEFQRTLRRELDFGREERNLNQFSARFQDNPHIRIPRPITELSTPRVLTMEWLTGLKLNDTSRSLDDSYEMSELSRRGADLYMQMIFVEGFFHADPHPGNILILPGNKIGLLDFGMVGRIDERLREEIEDLLMAIVNGDVSLLTSLIVRIGSTPAGLDQSALHNELADFVSHYGSQSLSKLDLSNALEEMIELIFRFRIVLPAQVAMLLKVLISLEGSAKLLSPEFSLLEVIQRYQKKAILRRLSPTRRVRKLRRLYVEVEHLLETLPSRVTDIFEQVQAGRFDVHLDHRGLEPSVNRLVLGMLASALFMGSSLMLSRSVPPVLFPTETMFGLHDVSVLGLGGCMLSLLLGLRLLRAIGKSGRLDRRQ; encoded by the coding sequence GTGAAAATAACGACGATTCCGCAGATCTACCGCAACGTCAATCGGATGACCGAGATTGTTTCGGTGCTGAGCAAATACGGGCTGGCTGATGGGATCAGTCGCTTGAATGTGGATTTTGCCAAGGGATTGCTCAAGAATCGGGACGGTGAGGCTCTCGCTCGGCACACTCGGGAAACCCGCATTCGTCTCGCGATGGAAGAGTTAGGGCCTACCTTTATCAAGCTGGGGCAGATCCTCAGCACGCGAGCCGATCTTGTTGGAGCCACTTTGGCCAATGAGCTTCGCGGCTTACAAGATTCTGTTTCGATCGATGATCCGGAAGAAGTGCGCCGTGTGGTTCAGGACGAGTTGGGGCAGCCGATCGAGGATCTTTTTATCGAATTCGATGATTGCCCTGCGGCCTCTGCTTCCATCGGTCAGGTTCATCGAGCTCGCTTGAAAACAGGAGAGCTGGTAGCCGTCAAAGTGCAGCATGTGGGGATCCAGGATACGGTCCGGAAGGACTTAGATGTTTTGGGGGGCTTGGCCCAGTTGGCTGAGCGATTGCCCGAATTGGCTCCCTACCGTCCGATCGAAACGATTGCCGAGTTCCAACGAACTCTGCGACGCGAGCTGGACTTCGGTCGCGAGGAACGCAACCTGAATCAGTTTTCAGCCCGCTTCCAAGACAATCCCCACATCAGGATTCCGCGGCCGATTACTGAGCTTTCCACGCCACGCGTGCTAACGATGGAATGGTTGACCGGATTAAAGCTGAACGACACCAGCCGTTCACTCGACGATTCCTACGAGATGTCTGAGTTGTCTCGCCGCGGTGCGGATTTGTATATGCAGATGATTTTCGTGGAGGGATTTTTCCATGCCGACCCTCACCCGGGAAATATCTTGATTTTGCCTGGAAACAAAATCGGCCTGCTCGATTTTGGCATGGTGGGACGAATTGATGAGCGATTGCGCGAGGAAATTGAGGATCTTCTGATGGCGATCGTGAATGGAGATGTTTCCTTGTTGACATCCCTGATCGTCAGGATTGGTTCAACGCCTGCCGGTCTCGATCAATCGGCGCTGCATAACGAGTTGGCGGACTTCGTATCCCATTACGGCTCTCAGTCGCTTTCGAAATTGGATCTCTCCAACGCCTTGGAAGAGATGATTGAGTTGATATTTCGCTTCCGGATCGTGTTACCCGCTCAGGTCGCCATGCTGCTCAAGGTTTTAATTTCGCTCGAAGGAAGCGCAAAGCTCCTTTCGCCCGAGTTTAGTCTGTTGGAAGTCATTCAACGGTATCAGAAAAAAGCCATCTTACGGCGACTCTCACCGACTCGGCGAGTCCGTAAACTACGACGGCTTTACGTGGAAGTTGAGCATCTGCTCGAAACACTTCCCAGTCGTGTCACCGATATTTTTGAGCAGGTTCAAGCTGGCCGCTTTGATGTTCATCTTGATCATCGTGGGTTAGAGCCGTCCGTGAACCGCTTGGTGTTGGGGATGTTGGCCAGTGCCCTGTTTATGGGATCCTCGTTAATGCTTAGTCGCTCGGTACCGCCGGTGCTGTTCCCGACCGAAACGATGTTCGGATTGCATGATGTGTCCGTGCTCGGCCTGGGTGGCTGTATGCTGAGCTTGTTGTTGGGCTTGCGGTTGCTGAGGGCGATTGGGAAGTCAGGGCGTCTTGATCGGCGGCAGTAG
- the rpsU gene encoding 30S ribosomal protein S21, giving the protein MVKLVLRDRESIQEAVRRFRKLVERSGIKKEMRRREYYEKPSETKRRARLRAERRARRNTLTGSS; this is encoded by the coding sequence GTGGTTAAACTGGTCTTACGAGATCGCGAGAGCATCCAGGAAGCCGTTCGTCGCTTCCGAAAGCTCGTCGAGCGAAGTGGTATCAAAAAAGAGATGCGTCGACGCGAATATTACGAAAAGCCGAGTGAAACGAAACGTCGGGCACGCCTTCGTGCTGAGCGACGGGCTCGTCGTAATACCCTTACGGGCTCGTCGTAA
- the uvrB gene encoding excinuclease ABC subunit UvrB, with product MFRLESPFEPAGDQPEAIRALADGITNKRRSQVLKGVTGSGKTFSMANVIQEMQRPTLVISHNKTLAAQLYSEFKEFFPHNAVHYFVSYYDYYQPEAYIPQRDIYIEKDASINQEIDRLRLASTSSLVSRRDVIIVASVSCIYGLGSPEDYRQMMVPLIVGESVDRDEVLRQLVDIQYERNDVSFERSRFRVRGDCVEIWPSYEEFAIRVELWGDEIEQLSLINPLTGEVIRQESQLFIYPAKHFVMREDRIEKAVTEIKTELAEQLELFQGRGKLLEAQRLNARTRFDIEMLMEVGYCPGVENYSRPLSGRSAGSTPDTLFSFFPKDFLLFIDESHVTIPQIRAMYAGDRSRKTTLVEHGFRLPCALDNRPLKFDEWEERINQVVFVSATPGDYELEQTGGEIVEQIIRPTGLLDPLIEVVPARGQVPHLLEQIRERSAAGDRVLVTALTKRMAEDLSAYLNEQGVKCQWLHSELNAFERVDLLRDLREGSFEALVGVNLLREGLDLPEVSLVAILDADKEGFLRSETSLIQTIGRAARNVNAKVILYADKMTNSMNRAIEETERRRKAQEAYNKQHNITPATVKKNIQVGIDSEAAAHRKANAAVGKDQETEYVTQEYINELEAEMMEAAEALEFERAANLRDRITQLQDSIGEKISNVSVKPANQSRRGKRSRKGGAKIPRPKKR from the coding sequence ATGTTTCGCTTGGAAAGCCCGTTTGAACCTGCCGGAGACCAACCAGAAGCGATTCGGGCGTTGGCGGATGGAATCACCAACAAACGCCGCAGCCAAGTCTTAAAGGGGGTGACCGGATCGGGAAAGACGTTCTCAATGGCCAACGTCATCCAAGAAATGCAACGGCCCACTCTGGTGATTTCGCACAACAAGACGCTCGCTGCGCAGCTCTATTCCGAATTCAAAGAGTTCTTTCCGCACAATGCAGTTCACTACTTCGTCAGTTATTACGACTACTACCAACCCGAAGCCTACATACCTCAGCGAGACATCTACATCGAGAAAGACGCATCGATCAATCAAGAGATCGACCGCTTGCGACTCGCATCAACCAGCTCGCTCGTCAGTCGCCGAGACGTGATCATCGTCGCTAGCGTTTCCTGCATTTATGGCCTCGGCTCACCGGAGGATTACCGTCAAATGATGGTTCCTCTGATCGTGGGTGAGAGTGTCGACCGTGACGAGGTGCTCCGACAACTGGTCGATATTCAGTATGAACGCAACGATGTCTCTTTTGAACGTAGCCGTTTTCGTGTTCGTGGGGATTGCGTCGAGATCTGGCCATCCTACGAGGAGTTTGCCATTCGAGTCGAACTCTGGGGCGATGAAATCGAACAGCTCTCTCTTATCAACCCACTCACGGGCGAAGTGATAAGGCAAGAATCACAACTTTTCATCTATCCCGCCAAACACTTTGTCATGCGTGAGGATCGGATCGAAAAGGCGGTCACGGAAATCAAAACCGAGCTCGCTGAACAACTTGAGCTCTTCCAAGGCCGAGGCAAATTGCTCGAAGCTCAACGACTTAACGCAAGAACTCGATTTGACATCGAAATGTTGATGGAAGTTGGCTACTGTCCGGGCGTAGAAAACTACAGTCGACCGCTCTCAGGCCGGTCCGCCGGCTCGACACCTGACACACTGTTCAGCTTTTTCCCCAAAGACTTTCTTTTGTTCATCGATGAATCTCACGTCACGATTCCGCAAATACGCGCTATGTATGCCGGCGATCGCAGTCGCAAAACGACCCTGGTCGAGCACGGATTTCGGCTACCTTGTGCGCTTGACAACCGCCCGCTCAAGTTCGACGAATGGGAAGAACGCATCAATCAGGTTGTTTTTGTGTCAGCGACCCCCGGAGATTACGAATTAGAGCAAACGGGTGGTGAAATCGTTGAACAAATCATCCGCCCTACAGGCTTGCTCGATCCGTTGATCGAAGTTGTTCCTGCTCGCGGACAAGTGCCCCATTTGCTCGAACAAATCCGAGAACGATCAGCCGCGGGCGACCGTGTTCTCGTCACAGCCCTGACGAAACGAATGGCAGAAGATCTTTCTGCTTACTTGAATGAACAGGGAGTCAAATGCCAGTGGTTGCATAGTGAACTAAATGCGTTTGAAAGAGTCGACCTGCTGCGAGATCTGCGCGAAGGCAGTTTCGAAGCGTTAGTTGGTGTGAACCTACTACGAGAAGGCTTAGATCTGCCTGAAGTTTCACTGGTCGCAATCCTCGATGCCGACAAGGAAGGCTTTCTGCGCAGCGAAACGTCTCTGATCCAGACGATTGGTCGTGCAGCCAGAAACGTAAACGCCAAGGTCATTCTCTATGCCGATAAGATGACCAACTCAATGAATCGCGCTATCGAAGAAACAGAACGACGCCGAAAAGCACAAGAGGCCTACAACAAACAGCACAACATTACACCAGCGACCGTCAAAAAGAATATTCAAGTCGGAATCGACTCCGAGGCAGCAGCACACCGTAAGGCAAATGCAGCCGTTGGAAAAGACCAAGAAACCGAATACGTAACGCAGGAATACATCAACGAACTTGAAGCAGAAATGATGGAAGCTGCTGAAGCACTCGAATTTGAGCGGGCGGCCAATCTTCGCGACAGAATCACCCAACTGCAGGACTCCATCGGCGAAAAAATTTCAAACGTTTCGGTCAAGCCAGCCAACCAATCTCGGCGTGGAAAACGCAGTCGCAAGGGCGGCGCAAAAATACCGCGCCCGAAAAAACGGTGA
- a CDS encoding helix-hairpin-helix domain-containing protein — translation MENSRSKNPTQSRLAWQTKAQRLWLAALISLGYVLIAKWWLYEGGFRGRLVDINQVAPPHYQFSIDLNECDWPELTVLPGISETMARRIIGHRDRRGAFQRIEQLREVRGIGPKTLQRLQPFLECHPGRPKVSSGAPTHTP, via the coding sequence ATGGAGAACTCTAGATCCAAGAATCCGACTCAGTCGCGATTGGCTTGGCAAACCAAAGCTCAACGCCTTTGGCTGGCAGCACTTATCTCGCTTGGCTACGTGCTGATTGCCAAATGGTGGCTTTACGAGGGTGGATTCCGCGGCAGACTTGTTGACATTAACCAAGTCGCTCCACCCCATTACCAATTCAGCATCGACCTCAACGAATGCGATTGGCCCGAACTCACAGTCTTGCCAGGAATCAGTGAAACAATGGCCAGACGCATTATCGGCCACCGCGATCGCCGAGGAGCCTTCCAGCGGATTGAACAACTCCGGGAGGTTCGAGGAATCGGCCCAAAAACTCTCCAGCGGCTACAACCTTTCTTGGAGTGTCATCCGGGGCGCCCCAAAGTGTCATCCGGGGCGCCCACCCACACTCCGTGA